A region from the Lysobacter sp. BMK333-48F3 genome encodes:
- a CDS encoding collagen-like triple helix repeat-containing protein has product MDSQTLLKALSYSLLAACIAAATVSTTGCSGSGGVKSSFNPGAGGGDGSGSGGGGSGGGGSGGGGSGGGGSGGGGSGGGGSGGGGSGGGGGGTPGGPGSPGTGTSVPGNPIGSVATTGGNLLNSVGGAISGLSGQIPNQALLGGNTPTANSLATVVDDLGKTVSSLGTATSSGLGQTGNIANPVGTTAAGLDTVVINAGTTVDDLGKTVATVGAFQGSPIQPLTSAAGSLVSTAGSAIKTTGGKVGGLVEGSTGTALTGAVSGILNPAAGIGQANGGTTGGSGGGNLVANVSRSVGGVTSGVAAAGGTLGGQIAAAPVPGGAAGLVGGAVQGVSGNLGTVGAGISAGMGNAGSIANPVGITGGSTAGGVAGLGGTVGNLGAAVASTGASTPLAPATSALGGAVSSAGNVVTTVGGTAAAGTNGGVLQPVTQALNTVVNGAAAATPLNNQNGGLLGGAVGGTDGLLGTGLLRKKK; this is encoded by the coding sequence ATGGACTCGCAGACCTTGCTCAAGGCCCTTTCCTATAGCCTGCTCGCCGCGTGCATCGCGGCGGCGACGGTATCGACCACCGGCTGTTCCGGTTCCGGCGGCGTCAAATCGAGTTTCAACCCCGGTGCGGGCGGCGGCGACGGCAGCGGCTCGGGCGGCGGCGGCTCCGGTGGCGGCGGTTCGGGCGGTGGCGGCTCCGGTGGCGGCGGTTCCGGCGGCGGGGGCTCGGGCGGCGGCGGTTCCGGTGGCGGCGGTTCGGGCGGCGGTGGCGGCGGGACCCCAGGCGGTCCGGGCAGCCCCGGCACGGGCACCTCGGTACCGGGCAATCCGATCGGTTCGGTCGCGACCACCGGCGGCAACCTGCTCAACAGCGTCGGCGGCGCCATCAGCGGCCTCAGCGGACAGATTCCCAACCAGGCGCTGCTCGGCGGCAACACGCCGACCGCCAACAGCCTGGCGACCGTGGTCGACGACCTCGGCAAGACCGTCAGCAGCCTCGGCACCGCGACCAGCAGCGGCCTGGGCCAGACCGGCAACATCGCCAACCCGGTCGGCACCACCGCGGCCGGCCTGGATACGGTGGTGATCAACGCCGGTACCACGGTCGACGATCTCGGCAAGACCGTAGCTACCGTCGGCGCCTTCCAGGGCTCGCCGATCCAGCCCTTGACCAGCGCCGCCGGCAGCCTGGTGTCGACCGCGGGTAGTGCGATCAAGACCACCGGCGGCAAGGTCGGCGGCTTGGTCGAAGGTTCGACGGGCACGGCCCTGACCGGCGCGGTCAGCGGCATTCTCAATCCGGCGGCCGGCATCGGTCAGGCCAACGGCGGCACCACCGGAGGCAGCGGCGGCGGCAACCTGGTCGCCAACGTCTCGCGCAGCGTCGGCGGCGTGACTTCGGGCGTGGCCGCCGCCGGCGGCACGCTCGGCGGCCAGATCGCCGCGGCGCCGGTACCGGGCGGCGCGGCCGGCCTGGTCGGCGGCGCGGTGCAGGGCGTCAGCGGCAACCTCGGCACGGTCGGTGCCGGCATCAGCGCCGGCATGGGCAATGCCGGCAGCATCGCCAACCCGGTCGGCATCACCGGCGGCTCGACCGCCGGTGGCGTCGCCGGGCTCGGCGGCACGGTCGGCAACCTCGGCGCCGCAGTCGCCAGCACTGGTGCGTCGACGCCGTTGGCGCCGGCGACCAGCGCGCTCGGCGGTGCGGTGTCCAGCGCCGGCAATGTCGTGACCACGGTCGGCGGTACCGCTGCGGCGGGGACCAACGGCGGCGTGCTGCAGCCGGTGACCCAGGCCTTGAACACGGTCGTCAACGGCGCGGCGGCGGCGACTCCGCTCAACAACCAGAACGGCGGTCTGCTCGGCGGCGCGGTCGGCGGCACCGATGGCCTGCTCGGCACCGGTCTGTTGCGCAAGAAGAAGTAA